Proteins encoded in a region of the bacterium genome:
- the murB gene encoding UDP-N-acetylmuramate dehydrogenase: protein MEFQHLIARLDPDLQALVRTDVALRELTTLQVGGPAALLCPIHNPVQAVRFQALARETGLPVFILGGGSNVLADDRGFGGVVLQVRDSHYERVGEVVSSGAGHDFDALIARTLADGLTGLEFASGIPGTVGGAVMGNAGCYGHEIGEFVVDATVLTPDGEVRTVGPAAFGFRYRETDLRETGNVLLGVRLRLARGDLAAATAERDEHIADRRRKHPVDLPSAGSWFRNLPPAAPGERRRAAGVLLEQVGAKEFREGDARVFARHANMIVNAGQATSADVLRLAERMRAAVRDRFGVELVPEVRYLGGNNPRLPSI, encoded by the coding sequence GTGGAATTCCAGCACCTGATCGCCCGACTGGACCCGGATCTGCAGGCGCTCGTCCGTACGGATGTCGCCCTGCGCGAACTGACCACGTTGCAGGTGGGGGGCCCCGCGGCCTTGTTGTGCCCGATCCACAACCCCGTCCAGGCGGTTCGGTTCCAGGCCCTGGCCCGCGAAACCGGACTGCCCGTCTTCATCCTCGGCGGCGGCAGCAACGTCCTGGCCGACGACCGCGGCTTCGGCGGCGTGGTCCTGCAGGTCAGGGACTCCCACTACGAACGCGTGGGCGAGGTGGTTTCCAGCGGTGCCGGACACGATTTCGACGCCCTGATCGCCCGCACCCTCGCCGACGGCCTGACGGGACTGGAGTTCGCCAGCGGCATCCCGGGCACCGTCGGCGGCGCGGTCATGGGCAACGCCGGCTGCTACGGCCACGAGATCGGGGAATTCGTCGTCGACGCCACGGTGCTGACGCCGGACGGCGAGGTCCGCACCGTCGGTCCCGCCGCGTTCGGCTTCCGCTACCGGGAAACCGACCTGCGCGAGACGGGCAACGTGCTGCTGGGGGTCCGGCTGCGGCTGGCCCGCGGCGACCTGGCGGCCGCCACCGCGGAACGGGACGAGCACATCGCCGATCGTCGGCGCAAGCATCCGGTCGATCTGCCGTCGGCAGGCAGCTGGTTCCGCAACCTGCCCCCGGCCGCCCCCGGCGAACGCCGCCGGGCGGCGGGCGTCCTGCTCGAACAGGTCGGCGCCAAGGAGTTCCGGGAGGGCGACGCCCGGGTCTTCGCCCGTCACGCCAACATGATCGTCAACGCCGGCCAGGCCACGAGCGCCGACGTCCTGCGGCTGGCCGAGCGCATGCGCGCGGCCGTGCGCGACCGCTTCGGCGTCGAACTCGTGCCCGAGGTGCGCTACCTCGGCGGCAACAACCCCCGCCTGCCCTCTATTTGA
- a CDS encoding VCBS repeat-containing protein has translation MRVISSFPAADRSLRSARRHPARGRRRWVLGFALALLCGGPDAFGVEFFGPATLPQDGDALSVLGVRLPGRDQDEFVTGNGAGFLNLNRYNPTSESFTLLHRFFVGGRVEAIVPWLGRPASAPGVVAAVADPDRLVFVEIQSTAPQLRIAAEVALDEDPGALGFVGDITAETREVAVTLPGMDRVAIVRGAATAWALVQTVDCGDDPTGAASIDLDGDGSNEFVLAQTGPLAGNLGVLRRQIDGTYTFGSLPLPGVVPDFVAASDIDTDGRDELLVARSEPPAVLVCAAVGGALVVEETVPLSVPSGDLVAGLLPDGAMGLISANGERGLVEYAARQAGSWVRRDILYPGCRAVGLALADVDGDLRPDLLAAGGVSQVATLMLGTATGQFAGIRALSLSASPGAFSFADVDADGHADLVVADSNASTVRVFAGDAAGGLELEARVWDVGFVTGPLTCLQLDGDPDLELAILDVIGNRVVVYDLDLVTGPTPVSSTPTATFPFFLGSADMDDDGALDLLVVTQATPDVTVLFGDGAGAFPSATSFAFDRSVDWLVALDLDADGLPDLAGTDGTSRVWTRLNDGARGFGDERFVNAGLGAFAMDTGDLDGDGDDDLVVANRSESSLSFFENDGSGGLVRRIGAHSLPSRPAGVVLRDFDQDGRPDALANLASAGTLALVFASGAWQFAQPAEIQGGPQMVDVDAPDLNGDGAPDILTLDRSLLLSLSLINVDPDIVAVAPTAVAAACNGEGWEIRIRPDRPGPWELELGRGSAWRPLMANGRAQAGTVAWDGEGWVLDLPLGVAAAWLPGAGGDWRVRLSAGADGDRESAVWNLPSDCLAADGRLPARLAWEARPWPNPFNPAVQARFRLGQAGEVEAVVYDLAGRRVATLLRGELAAGDHGVRWNGDGPEGPAAAGLYLLRIATPGAVLRHKLILVK, from the coding sequence ATGCGTGTGATTTCCAGCTTTCCTGCTGCCGATCGCTCCCTGCGGTCCGCCCGCCGCCACCCGGCCCGCGGCCGCCGCCGCTGGGTTCTCGGATTCGCGCTGGCGTTGCTGTGCGGCGGTCCGGATGCCTTCGGCGTCGAGTTCTTCGGGCCGGCCACGTTGCCCCAGGACGGGGACGCCCTGAGCGTCCTGGGCGTGCGGTTGCCGGGCCGCGACCAGGACGAGTTCGTCACCGGGAACGGGGCCGGTTTCCTCAATCTGAACCGCTACAATCCCACGAGCGAGTCCTTCACGCTGCTGCACCGGTTCTTCGTCGGAGGCCGGGTCGAGGCGATCGTCCCGTGGCTGGGGCGGCCGGCGTCGGCACCCGGGGTGGTGGCGGCCGTGGCCGACCCGGACCGACTGGTCTTCGTCGAGATCCAATCCACGGCACCGCAGTTGCGGATCGCGGCCGAGGTGGCGCTGGACGAGGATCCCGGCGCCCTCGGCTTCGTGGGCGACATCACGGCGGAGACGCGCGAGGTCGCCGTCACGCTGCCGGGCATGGACCGGGTGGCCATCGTGCGGGGCGCCGCGACGGCCTGGGCCCTGGTGCAGACGGTCGATTGCGGCGACGATCCGACCGGTGCCGCCAGCATCGACCTCGACGGCGACGGCAGCAACGAGTTCGTGCTGGCCCAGACGGGGCCCCTCGCCGGGAACCTCGGCGTGCTCCGGCGTCAGATCGACGGCACGTATACCTTCGGCTCCCTGCCCCTGCCCGGCGTCGTGCCCGACTTCGTGGCCGCGTCCGACATCGACACCGACGGTCGGGACGAGCTGCTCGTGGCGCGCAGCGAACCCCCGGCCGTGCTGGTCTGCGCCGCGGTCGGGGGTGCACTCGTCGTGGAGGAGACGGTGCCGCTTTCGGTGCCCTCGGGCGATCTCGTCGCGGGTCTGCTGCCCGACGGCGCCATGGGGCTGATCAGCGCGAACGGAGAGCGGGGTCTGGTCGAGTACGCCGCACGCCAGGCCGGCAGCTGGGTGCGCCGCGACATCCTCTATCCCGGCTGCCGGGCGGTGGGCCTGGCCCTGGCCGATGTCGACGGCGATCTGCGGCCCGACCTGCTGGCCGCCGGGGGCGTTTCGCAGGTGGCGACCCTCATGCTGGGTACGGCCACGGGCCAATTCGCGGGCATCCGGGCCCTGAGCCTGTCCGCGAGCCCCGGCGCCTTCTCCTTTGCCGACGTGGATGCCGACGGCCACGCCGATCTGGTCGTGGCCGACTCGAACGCCAGCACCGTGCGGGTCTTCGCCGGCGACGCGGCGGGCGGGCTCGAACTCGAGGCCCGGGTCTGGGACGTGGGCTTCGTGACCGGTCCCTTGACCTGTCTGCAACTGGACGGCGATCCGGACCTCGAACTGGCGATCCTCGACGTGATCGGCAATCGGGTGGTGGTCTACGACCTGGACCTGGTGACCGGGCCGACCCCGGTGTCGAGCACGCCGACCGCGACCTTCCCGTTCTTCCTCGGCAGCGCCGACATGGACGACGACGGGGCGCTCGACCTGCTGGTCGTGACCCAGGCGACGCCCGACGTGACGGTCCTTTTCGGGGACGGTGCCGGCGCGTTTCCGAGCGCCACGTCCTTCGCCTTCGACCGGTCGGTGGATTGGCTGGTGGCGCTCGACCTGGACGCCGACGGGCTGCCCGACCTCGCCGGGACCGACGGCACCAGCCGGGTCTGGACCCGTCTGAACGACGGCGCCCGGGGCTTCGGCGACGAGCGGTTCGTCAACGCCGGGCTCGGCGCCTTCGCCATGGACACCGGCGACCTGGACGGCGACGGCGACGACGACCTGGTCGTGGCCAACCGTTCCGAGAGCAGCCTGTCGTTCTTCGAGAACGACGGGTCCGGGGGCCTCGTGCGGCGGATCGGGGCCCACAGCCTGCCGAGCCGGCCGGCGGGCGTGGTCCTGCGCGACTTCGATCAGGACGGCCGGCCCGACGCCCTGGCCAACCTCGCGTCGGCCGGGACGCTGGCCCTGGTGTTCGCCTCGGGCGCCTGGCAATTCGCGCAGCCTGCGGAGATCCAGGGCGGGCCGCAGATGGTCGATGTCGACGCGCCCGACCTGAACGGCGACGGGGCGCCGGACATCCTGACCCTCGACCGGTCGCTGCTGCTGAGCCTGAGCCTGATCAATGTCGATCCCGACATCGTGGCGGTGGCTCCCACGGCCGTGGCCGCGGCCTGCAACGGCGAGGGCTGGGAAATCCGCATCAGGCCCGACCGCCCGGGGCCGTGGGAACTGGAACTGGGCCGTGGATCGGCGTGGCGTCCCCTCATGGCCAATGGCCGCGCCCAGGCCGGAACCGTCGCCTGGGATGGCGAGGGGTGGGTGCTCGACCTGCCCCTCGGCGTGGCTGCGGCGTGGCTGCCGGGAGCCGGTGGCGACTGGCGCGTGCGCCTGAGCGCGGGAGCCGATGGCGACCGGGAGTCGGCCGTCTGGAACCTCCCGTCCGACTGCCTGGCCGCAGACGGGCGTCTGCCCGCCCGGCTGGCCTGGGAGGCGCGCCCGTGGCCGAACCCGTTCAATCCCGCCGTGCAGGCCCGCTTCCGGCTGGGGCAGGCGGGCGAGGTCGAGGCGGTGGTCTACGATCTGGCGGGGCGGCGGGTCGCTACCCTGCTGCGGGGCGAACTGGCCGCCGGCGACCACGGCGTGCGCTGGAACGGTGACGGGCCCGAGGGGCCGGCGGCGGCGGGGCTCTACCTGCTGCGCATCGCCACGCCCGGCGCGGTGCTGCGGCACAAGCTGATTCTGGTCAAATAG
- a CDS encoding YifB family Mg chelatase-like AAA ATPase: MARVATGVLDGIDGVVVTAEIDITRGMPGFHLVGLPGAEVRESRERVLSALRHSGRTVPLGRITVNLAPAGLRKSGAASDLAIALGILAAGKQVRLGPSRRTGAAFIGELSLFGEVRPVRGLLALVLALRDQGVMTIVVPRAQAAEARLAAGTEVVGVRDLAQAAAWWEGGPAPAGGRHPVAATEPAEPSQPLWPDLQGQPDVRRAAMLAVAGRHHCLLVGPPGTGKTRLARSLARLGRPLTPAEALEVTRIHGAAGGRPTTGLVRSRPFRAPHHTVTRAGLVGGGAPLRPGEVTLAHRGLLFLDEVTEFAPQVLDSLREPLGDGTVAVARGGGARLYPADFQLVAAMNPCRCGHLGSGTVPCTCTPAEIQRFRARLSGPLLDRIDLFVEVGAWDGAFVGAAAVAVPGPDPVAAGPDWRVRPCRADLERAWRARAEGPDPRARLEQAGADLLETSRRTLGLSLRGMERCLAVAATAADLDGAAAIGEHHVREALAYRREAVGL, from the coding sequence ATGGCCCGGGTCGCCACCGGGGTGCTCGACGGCATCGACGGGGTGGTGGTCACGGCCGAGATCGACATCACGCGGGGGATGCCCGGCTTCCACCTGGTCGGGCTGCCGGGCGCCGAAGTGCGCGAGAGCCGGGAGCGCGTTCTGTCGGCCCTGCGCCACAGCGGCCGCACCGTGCCGCTCGGCCGGATCACCGTGAACCTGGCCCCGGCCGGCCTGCGCAAATCCGGGGCGGCCAGCGATCTGGCCATCGCCCTGGGCATCCTGGCGGCGGGGAAGCAGGTCCGGCTGGGGCCGTCACGCCGCACCGGGGCCGCCTTCATCGGCGAGCTGTCCCTCTTCGGCGAGGTCCGACCGGTGCGGGGGCTGCTGGCCCTGGTCCTGGCCCTGCGGGACCAGGGGGTGATGACGATCGTCGTGCCCCGGGCCCAGGCGGCCGAGGCCCGCCTGGCCGCCGGGACGGAAGTGGTGGGGGTGCGCGATCTGGCCCAGGCCGCCGCGTGGTGGGAGGGCGGGCCGGCGCCCGCAGGTGGGAGGCACCCGGTCGCCGCCACCGAGCCCGCAGAACCGTCGCAGCCGCTGTGGCCCGATCTGCAGGGGCAGCCGGATGTGCGCCGGGCGGCCATGCTGGCGGTCGCCGGCCGGCACCACTGCCTGCTGGTCGGGCCGCCGGGCACGGGCAAGACCCGCCTGGCCCGCAGCCTGGCGCGGCTCGGACGGCCCCTCACGCCCGCCGAGGCCCTCGAAGTGACGCGCATCCACGGCGCGGCCGGCGGCAGGCCGACCACGGGCCTGGTCCGGTCGCGGCCGTTCCGGGCTCCCCACCACACGGTGACCCGGGCCGGGCTCGTCGGCGGCGGGGCCCCGCTGCGACCGGGGGAGGTGACCCTCGCCCACCGCGGTCTGCTCTTCCTGGACGAGGTGACGGAGTTCGCGCCCCAGGTGCTGGACAGCCTCCGCGAGCCGCTGGGCGACGGCACCGTGGCCGTGGCCCGCGGCGGGGGCGCCCGGTTGTATCCGGCGGACTTCCAGCTGGTGGCCGCCATGAACCCGTGCCGATGCGGGCACCTCGGCAGCGGAACGGTGCCGTGCACCTGCACGCCCGCCGAGATCCAGCGGTTCCGGGCGCGCCTGTCCGGGCCGTTGCTCGACCGCATCGATCTCTTCGTCGAGGTGGGGGCGTGGGACGGCGCGTTCGTCGGCGCGGCGGCCGTTGCGGTCCCGGGGCCGGATCCTGTCGCCGCGGGCCCCGACTGGCGCGTGCGGCCCTGCCGGGCCGATCTGGAGCGGGCCTGGCGCGCCCGGGCCGAGGGCCCGGATCCGCGTGCACGGCTGGAACAGGCGGGCGCGGACCTGCTCGAGACGTCCCGGCGGACGCTGGGCCTGTCCCTGCGCGGAATGGAACGGTGTCTGGCCGTGGCGGCCACCGCCGCCGACCTGGACGGCGCCGCTGCGATCGGGGAGCACCACGTGCGGGAGGCGCTGGCCTACCGGCGCGAGGCGGTCGGCCTGTGA
- a CDS encoding DUF1931 domain-containing protein, with product MADMIISKSKTKESVKECNVSGEFYSALDGKVRELIKAAEKRAVENGRKTVRPCDL from the coding sequence ATGGCTGACATGATCATCAGCAAGAGCAAGACCAAGGAATCCGTCAAGGAGTGCAACGTGTCCGGCGAGTTCTACTCCGCCCTGGACGGCAAGGTCCGCGAGCTGATCAAGGCCGCCGAGAAGCGCGCGGTCGAGAACGGTCGCAAGACCGTCCGCCCCTGCGACCTGTAA
- a CDS encoding dipeptidase, with protein MASEKVLAYLDAHRQQHVDQLAAFLRIPSISSVSAHQPDIARAADFVAAELRELGLAVEKIDKGGHPLVYAETEQRPDRRTLLFYGHYDVQPVDPLDLWDTPPFEPRVENGVIYARGACDDKGQVYAHFKALEAYVRAGVELPVNLKFIIEGEEECGGHSIYEYTEENPAKLACDAVVISDTTLYNETTPGICYSLKGLAYMEIRLEGPAMDLHSGSYGGTVQNPANALAEIVARLKDADGRCLVPGFYDKVLDLDRDERDGFAALGYTDEILLQETGACAPFGEKGYTTLERMWGRPTCDVNGLASGYGGEGAKTIIPAKALAKVSMRLVPNQDPAEIAAAFTRYVHDIAPAGVKVEVIDHHGAKPVLVPRDSDMVQAGMRALEMGFGAKPVFIREGGSIPIVGTFQACLKAPVLLLGYGLATDNIHSPNEKFHLENFWRGARTTAALFAEAAR; from the coding sequence ATGGCCAGCGAAAAAGTGCTCGCCTATCTCGACGCCCATCGCCAGCAGCACGTCGATCAGCTGGCCGCGTTCCTCCGCATCCCGAGCATCAGTTCCGTGTCCGCGCACCAGCCGGACATCGCACGCGCCGCCGACTTCGTCGCCGCCGAGCTGCGGGAACTGGGTCTCGCGGTGGAGAAGATCGACAAGGGCGGACACCCCCTCGTCTACGCCGAGACCGAGCAGCGTCCCGACCGTCGCACCCTCCTTTTCTACGGACACTACGACGTGCAGCCGGTCGATCCCCTCGATCTGTGGGACACGCCGCCCTTCGAGCCGCGGGTCGAGAACGGCGTGATCTACGCGCGCGGGGCCTGCGACGACAAGGGGCAGGTCTACGCCCACTTCAAGGCCCTCGAGGCCTACGTGCGCGCAGGTGTCGAATTGCCGGTGAACCTCAAGTTCATCATCGAGGGCGAAGAGGAGTGCGGCGGCCACAGCATCTACGAGTACACCGAGGAGAATCCCGCCAAGCTGGCCTGCGACGCGGTGGTCATCTCCGACACGACCCTCTACAACGAGACGACACCCGGCATCTGCTACAGCCTGAAAGGGCTGGCGTACATGGAGATCCGGCTCGAGGGCCCGGCCATGGATCTCCATTCCGGCAGCTACGGCGGCACCGTGCAGAATCCGGCCAACGCCCTGGCCGAGATCGTCGCCCGGCTGAAGGATGCCGACGGTCGATGCCTGGTTCCCGGCTTCTACGACAAGGTGCTCGACCTCGATCGGGACGAGCGCGACGGCTTCGCCGCCCTCGGCTACACCGACGAGATCCTGCTCCAGGAGACGGGCGCCTGCGCCCCGTTCGGCGAGAAGGGCTACACCACGCTGGAGCGCATGTGGGGCCGACCGACGTGCGACGTGAACGGCCTGGCCAGCGGCTACGGCGGCGAGGGCGCCAAGACGATCATCCCGGCCAAGGCCCTCGCGAAGGTGTCCATGCGCCTGGTGCCGAACCAGGATCCCGCCGAGATCGCGGCGGCCTTCACCCGCTACGTCCACGACATCGCGCCGGCGGGGGTCAAGGTCGAGGTGATCGACCACCACGGCGCCAAGCCGGTGCTCGTCCCCCGCGATTCGGACATGGTCCAGGCCGGCATGCGGGCCCTGGAAATGGGCTTCGGCGCCAAGCCCGTCTTCATCCGCGAGGGCGGCTCGATCCCGATCGTGGGCACGTTCCAGGCCTGCCTGAAGGCCCCGGTGCTGCTGCTGGGCTACGGTCTGGCGACCGACAACATCCACTCGCCCAACGAGAAGTTCCACCTGGAGAACTTCTGGCGGGGCGCCCGCACCACGGCCGCCCTGTTCGCCGAAGCGGCGCGCTAG
- a CDS encoding PD40 domain-containing protein has product MNMHLMRGAALLLLAGTLAGCSGDDAPVAADAPRLPDAVQLTTNDDVFEANPIYSPDGQWILFEAEVDGNRDLWRMPAAGGDAERLTSDPAFDSSPYWAPDGGAIVFESDRDGRKHIWILDLTTPGAAPTALTSGDGDDGSPAWSPDGTRIVYESNRERRLGTDLWASPVAGGEAERLTKSDDGVYHRSADWSPDGTEIVFEANLDAGSVALHILHLESGEMHRITPLPGYEGHPSWSPDGARIAFEAMVNGTMEIGVVAATGGKVRMVTDTGGYWPRWSPDGRTIVYGSFGANEPNLWWIPVE; this is encoded by the coding sequence ATGAACATGCATCTGATGAGGGGGGCGGCACTGCTGCTCCTGGCGGGAACGCTGGCCGGCTGCAGCGGGGACGACGCGCCCGTGGCGGCCGACGCCCCACGTCTGCCGGACGCCGTGCAGCTGACCACCAACGACGACGTTTTCGAGGCGAATCCCATCTACTCGCCGGACGGGCAGTGGATCCTGTTCGAAGCCGAGGTGGACGGCAACCGGGATCTCTGGCGGATGCCGGCGGCCGGGGGCGATGCCGAACGCCTGACGAGCGACCCCGCCTTCGACAGCTCGCCCTACTGGGCGCCCGACGGCGGCGCCATCGTCTTCGAGTCCGACCGGGACGGCCGCAAGCACATCTGGATCCTCGACCTCACCACCCCGGGGGCGGCCCCGACCGCCCTGACCTCGGGTGACGGCGACGACGGCAGTCCGGCCTGGTCGCCGGACGGCACCCGGATCGTCTACGAGTCGAACCGGGAGCGGCGCCTGGGCACCGACCTCTGGGCCTCCCCGGTCGCCGGCGGCGAAGCCGAGCGCCTGACCAAGTCGGACGACGGCGTGTACCACCGGTCGGCCGACTGGTCGCCGGACGGCACCGAGATCGTCTTCGAGGCGAACCTGGACGCGGGCAGCGTGGCGCTCCACATCCTGCATCTCGAGAGTGGCGAGATGCACCGGATCACGCCGCTGCCGGGCTACGAAGGGCATCCCTCGTGGTCGCCGGACGGGGCGCGGATCGCCTTCGAGGCCATGGTGAACGGCACCATGGAGATCGGTGTGGTCGCCGCGACGGGAGGCAAGGTCCGCATGGTGACCGACACCGGCGGCTACTGGCCGCGCTGGTCGCCCGACGGCCGCACCATCGTGTACGGCTCCTTCGGCGCCAACGAACCGAACCTGTGGTGGATCCCGGTCGAGTGA
- a CDS encoding sigma-70 family RNA polymerase sigma factor, whose translation MFDRQQDLKTIRRCKRGEEDAFAEILGRYRGPIYNLCYRMTRNAEDARDLGQEVFIKVFSLLDRFDENYAFSSWLFRIATNHCIDHLRRNRLRFMSLDAGVGQDGEEFEFQLPSPGPEPDTVIQRKEALERLEEVIDALPPHYKAITLLRHDQQMSYEEIAETLSLPLGTVKARIHRARQQIQQLLAVRSYDI comes from the coding sequence ATGTTCGACCGCCAACAGGATCTCAAGACGATCCGCCGCTGCAAGCGGGGCGAAGAGGACGCGTTCGCCGAGATCCTCGGGCGCTACCGGGGGCCCATCTACAACCTCTGCTACCGGATGACCCGCAACGCCGAGGATGCCCGCGACCTGGGGCAGGAGGTCTTCATCAAGGTCTTCTCCCTCCTGGACCGCTTCGACGAGAACTACGCCTTCAGCAGCTGGCTCTTCCGCATCGCCACCAACCACTGCATCGATCACCTGCGGCGCAACCGCCTGCGCTTCATGTCGCTCGATGCCGGCGTGGGCCAGGACGGCGAGGAATTCGAGTTCCAGCTGCCGTCGCCGGGGCCGGAGCCGGATACCGTGATCCAGCGCAAGGAAGCCCTCGAGCGCCTCGAGGAGGTCATCGACGCGCTGCCGCCGCACTACAAGGCCATCACCCTGCTGCGCCACGACCAGCAGATGAGCTACGAGGAGATCGCCGAGACCCTGTCGCTGCCCCTGGGCACGGTCAAGGCGCGGATCCACCGGGCCCGGCAGCAGATCCAGCAGCTGCTGGCCGTGCGCTCCTACGACATCTGA
- a CDS encoding DUF1844 domain-containing protein, whose protein sequence is MSQGELSRHDHVLAGLVFSLQAAAMQQLGKIQNPATGETAVDLDQARATIDVLEMLKAKCRTDTPEALLRTLDGAVMDIQLNYMDELKKSRRGQAADDAADPAAAAPADGPDAPPVDGAGS, encoded by the coding sequence ATGAGCCAAGGCGAACTGAGCAGGCACGACCACGTGCTGGCCGGCCTGGTTTTCAGCCTGCAGGCGGCCGCCATGCAGCAACTGGGGAAGATCCAGAATCCCGCGACCGGCGAGACCGCCGTCGACCTCGACCAGGCGCGTGCGACGATCGACGTCCTGGAGATGCTCAAGGCCAAGTGCCGCACCGACACGCCCGAGGCCCTGCTGCGCACCCTCGACGGGGCGGTCATGGACATCCAGCTCAACTACATGGACGAGTTGAAGAAGAGCCGGCGCGGGCAGGCCGCGGACGACGCCGCGGATCCGGCGGCGGCCGCTCCCGCCGACGGGCCGGACGCGCCTCCCGTGGACGGCGCCGGATCTTGA
- a CDS encoding DUF21 domain-containing protein, producing the protein MSTLQLILVLGVSLAATAFFSGAETGYMSVSRIRLRRAPDPDGRSIARLLSQLRNIEDPILTCLIGTNLFNVLFTAVVTAALTARFGEHGEWLSLIVSSVVIILLGEIVPKVLYREFPERLAVRSAGIVAVAMVLLTPVRWLLRGYTALWRRILPEDDARIQGMDRRDLAALLLANPTPGTDDRRFAETLDRFLELAGHPLTGILRPLDAVVHVGPDATVAECLRVAARSGFSRLPISREDGRDLQAYVLVRDLIFLSRDEHERPVPRKLWRTFLLVDERMSPYELFEDMRARGRQVAVVVDAAGNPRGLVTLEDLIERVMGSIRDEFDHGLGALTRPVPAEEAS; encoded by the coding sequence GTGAGCACGCTCCAGCTGATCCTCGTCCTGGGCGTGAGCCTCGCGGCGACGGCGTTCTTTTCCGGCGCCGAAACCGGCTACATGAGCGTCAGCCGCATCCGGCTGCGTCGCGCGCCCGATCCGGACGGCCGCTCCATCGCGCGCCTCCTGTCCCAGCTCCGCAACATCGAGGACCCGATCCTCACCTGCCTGATCGGCACGAACCTCTTCAACGTCCTCTTCACCGCGGTCGTCACCGCGGCCCTCACCGCGCGCTTCGGCGAGCATGGGGAGTGGCTCAGTCTCATCGTCAGTTCGGTGGTGATCATCCTGCTGGGCGAGATCGTGCCCAAGGTCCTCTACCGCGAATTCCCCGAACGCCTGGCCGTCCGCTCGGCCGGCATCGTCGCCGTGGCCATGGTTCTGCTGACGCCGGTGCGGTGGCTGCTGCGCGGCTACACCGCCCTGTGGCGGCGCATCCTGCCCGAGGACGACGCCCGCATCCAGGGCATGGACCGCCGCGATCTGGCCGCGCTCCTGCTCGCCAACCCGACGCCGGGCACCGATGACCGCCGGTTCGCCGAGACCCTCGACCGCTTCCTCGAACTGGCCGGCCATCCCCTCACCGGCATCCTGCGCCCCCTGGACGCGGTGGTCCACGTGGGGCCCGACGCGACGGTGGCCGAGTGCCTCCGTGTCGCGGCACGCTCGGGCTTCAGCCGGCTGCCCATCTCGCGCGAGGACGGCCGCGACCTGCAGGCCTACGTCCTGGTCCGCGACCTGATCTTCCTGTCCCGGGACGAGCACGAGCGGCCGGTGCCGCGGAAGCTGTGGCGCACGTTTTTGCTGGTGGACGAACGCATGTCGCCGTACGAACTTTTCGAGGACATGCGCGCCCGCGGCCGCCAGGTGGCCGTGGTGGTCGACGCCGCCGGGAACCCGCGGGGCCTCGTCACCCTTGAAGACCTGATCGAGCGGGTCATGGGCTCGATCCGCGACGAATTCGACCATGGGCTGGGTGCCCTCACCCGGCCCGTTCCAGCCGAGGAGGCATCATGA